In a genomic window of Alcanivorax sp.:
- a CDS encoding TcfC E-set like domain-containing protein → MGSRWQAGLIVLLASLPAGQLMAQDYAVPPGFEALMEPQETLVDVYFGDRLVLSTPARYSPEEITFLEPDALIGAMPQVKPEPWLLAVLSTPLDPHGDKVCVSEHQQECGLIEPKVAGVIFDEQRFRADLFIHPKYLEAPEALAPRYLPEPTESRWGGVQNLSFSHAGSAEGENNTSLFGRSLVGRGAQYGFANWVSTDEQSLSIDELGWQRNYPDHQLTVGLFQPNSDMLTVIDRQPIAGVGVSRSLVRRQDLDSAFATSVEVFLSSRSRIEVYKDGRLYGSQFLESGRRRLDTARLPTGAYTLELRITDANGNTRVEEQFFVKSRRLAPQGEKLWFAQVGQATAFARDQVLPEDRQTALLMTGLRQRFADTWGGGVAMAATGEQALLEVSGDWFSRYSQLFASTFVESEGGGGFTLRGNARYRDWRFQFDSQRVWTDDPTVFDVDFDAREYRLLPRSVRRDSAELWVPAGRGQLVFSHRRQRLGRASEQTISSAAYLHTFRVGGGQVINLSASLTRNNGDNQILLGANWLMTRPDWQHQANLGWVQDDAPGTEDGVNAAWASAWNDRDRFDADLTLGAGVNFDPGRQSVLLNSEYGSRHGRGRADVAFNDSDRGGRDTLTSVRYDTSLVIGDGAALGGEQLNDSAVLLKLNGAEGALFDVLVNGNPEMVVKGGSSATLTLPAYQVHKIALRDRGTDFVNLDSTPRDVVLYPGNVAMLAWELQRVMVAIGRLQDADGNILSRARIQGPGFDNLVFTDEDGYFQLELPESSMDSLYVETANGRCNLQPGLVEIRYGVARLGAVVCSVNSE, encoded by the coding sequence CGGGGTTCGAAGCATTGATGGAGCCCCAGGAAACCCTGGTGGATGTGTACTTCGGCGATCGTCTGGTGCTGTCTACCCCTGCTCGCTACTCTCCCGAAGAAATTACCTTTCTGGAACCGGATGCGCTGATCGGCGCTATGCCCCAGGTAAAACCGGAGCCCTGGTTGCTGGCGGTGCTGTCCACGCCGTTGGACCCTCACGGCGACAAGGTCTGTGTCAGTGAACATCAGCAGGAATGTGGCCTTATCGAGCCGAAAGTTGCCGGCGTGATTTTTGACGAACAGCGCTTTCGGGCGGACCTGTTTATCCACCCCAAGTATCTGGAAGCGCCGGAAGCGCTGGCGCCACGTTATCTGCCTGAACCCACGGAAAGCCGGTGGGGTGGGGTGCAGAATCTCAGTTTCAGCCATGCAGGTAGCGCTGAAGGGGAGAACAATACCAGTTTGTTCGGTCGCAGCCTGGTAGGCCGAGGCGCCCAGTATGGCTTTGCCAACTGGGTCAGTACCGATGAGCAGTCCCTATCCATTGATGAACTGGGCTGGCAACGTAACTACCCGGATCACCAACTCACTGTTGGCCTGTTTCAGCCTAACAGCGACATGCTGACGGTGATTGACCGGCAGCCGATCGCCGGGGTCGGTGTGTCCCGCTCGTTGGTGCGTCGCCAGGATCTCGACTCCGCCTTTGCCACCTCGGTGGAAGTGTTCCTGTCGTCTCGCAGCCGCATTGAGGTGTACAAGGATGGCCGCCTTTACGGTAGCCAGTTTCTGGAATCCGGGCGTCGCCGTCTGGATACTGCCCGCCTGCCTACCGGGGCCTACACACTGGAACTGCGTATCACCGATGCCAACGGCAATACCCGGGTGGAAGAGCAGTTTTTTGTGAAAAGCCGCCGGCTGGCGCCGCAGGGCGAAAAACTGTGGTTTGCCCAGGTCGGGCAGGCCACCGCCTTTGCCCGCGACCAGGTTCTGCCGGAAGACAGGCAGACCGCCCTGTTGATGACCGGCTTGCGTCAGCGCTTTGCGGATACCTGGGGTGGAGGGGTGGCCATGGCGGCTACCGGCGAGCAGGCCCTGCTGGAAGTGAGTGGCGACTGGTTTTCCCGTTATTCACAGCTGTTTGCCAGCACTTTTGTAGAAAGCGAAGGCGGTGGCGGTTTTACGTTGCGCGGTAATGCCCGCTACCGGGACTGGCGTTTCCAGTTCGACAGCCAACGGGTCTGGACCGACGATCCGACCGTTTTTGACGTTGATTTTGATGCGCGGGAATATCGATTGTTGCCCCGCTCCGTGCGACGTGACAGTGCTGAGTTATGGGTGCCAGCGGGGCGTGGGCAGTTGGTATTCTCCCATCGCCGTCAGCGACTTGGCCGTGCCAGCGAACAAACCATCAGCTCGGCGGCCTACCTGCATACGTTCCGGGTGGGAGGCGGTCAGGTGATCAACCTGTCTGCCAGCCTGACGCGCAATAACGGCGACAACCAGATACTGCTCGGCGCCAATTGGTTGATGACCCGCCCGGACTGGCAGCATCAGGCCAACCTTGGCTGGGTTCAGGACGATGCTCCGGGTACCGAGGACGGGGTTAACGCCGCCTGGGCCAGCGCCTGGAATGACCGGGATCGTTTTGATGCGGACCTGACGCTGGGGGCGGGGGTGAACTTTGATCCGGGTCGCCAATCCGTTCTGCTCAACAGTGAATACGGCTCCCGCCACGGGCGTGGCCGTGCCGATGTGGCCTTCAATGATTCCGACCGGGGTGGCCGCGATACCCTGACCAGTGTGCGTTATGACACCAGTCTGGTGATAGGTGATGGCGCCGCGTTGGGTGGTGAGCAACTGAATGATTCGGCGGTGTTGCTGAAGCTCAACGGTGCTGAGGGCGCGCTATTCGATGTGCTGGTCAACGGTAACCCGGAGATGGTGGTGAAAGGCGGCAGCTCGGCGACACTGACGCTGCCTGCCTACCAGGTACACAAGATCGCTTTGCGAGATCGCGGCACTGACTTTGTGAATCTGGACAGCACACCCCGGGACGTGGTGCTGTACCCGGGCAATGTGGCGATGCTGGCCTGGGAGCTGCAAAGAGTGATGGTGGCTATTGGTCGTCTGCAGGATGCGGATGGGAATATCCTCTCCCGTGCCCGCATCCAGGGCCCGGGTTTCGATAACCTGGTATTCACCGACGAAGACGGCTACTTCCAGCTGGAACTCCCCGAATCCAGCATGGACAGCCTCTATGTGGAAACCGCCAACGGTCGCTGCAACCTGCAGCCTGGCTTAGTGGAGATCCGGTATGGGGTGGCGAGGTTGGGGGCGGTGGTTTGTTCAGTTAACAGTGAATAG
- a CDS encoding YheU family protein: MPIIVPWKDLPPETLTNLIEEFVTRDGTDYGNQEIPTATKVEQVRNQLKREDAFVVFDEVTESVSVMGKEQAEEAMNS; the protein is encoded by the coding sequence ATGCCCATCATCGTCCCCTGGAAGGACCTGCCCCCGGAAACCCTCACCAACCTGATCGAGGAATTCGTTACCCGTGACGGCACCGATTACGGCAATCAGGAAATCCCCACCGCCACCAAGGTGGAGCAGGTCCGCAATCAGCTGAAGAGAGAGGACGCGTTTGTGGTATTCGATGAGGTGACGGAGAGCGTGTCGGTGATGGGGAAGGAACAGGCGGAAGAGGCAATGAATAGTTAA
- a CDS encoding MAPEG family protein, with product MTLVSLPITALYAALSGFLIIALAANVVRLRLAKKVSLGDGGHKDVSRAIRAHGNTIEYIPLALILMALLEINGGGSTALHIYGILLVGGRALYSYGMLIPRSSANLARQLGVVTSWLVILGASIQLLVM from the coding sequence ATGACATTAGTCAGCTTGCCGATTACCGCCCTCTACGCCGCCCTCAGCGGCTTCCTGATCATCGCCCTGGCCGCCAACGTGGTGCGTCTTCGTCTGGCCAAGAAAGTCTCTCTGGGTGATGGTGGCCACAAGGACGTAAGTCGGGCCATCCGGGCTCACGGTAACACTATCGAATACATCCCCCTGGCACTGATCCTCATGGCCCTGCTGGAAATCAACGGCGGCGGCAGTACCGCCCTGCACATTTACGGCATCCTGCTGGTAGGCGGCCGTGCCCTCTACAGCTACGGCATGCTGATCCCCCGCAGCAGCGCCAACCTGGCTCGCCAGCTGGGCGTGGTGACCTCCTGGCTGGTGATACTGGGTGCCAGTATTCAGCTGCTGGTGATGTAA
- the mnmC gene encoding bifunctional tRNA (5-methylaminomethyl-2-thiouridine)(34)-methyltransferase MnmD/FAD-dependent 5-carboxymethylaminomethyl-2-thiouridine(34) oxidoreductase MnmC, protein MTNPTFSPIQPATVDWHESTPVAVDFDDPYFSRQDGMAESDYVFVQGNRLPERFRALPAGGNFVIGETGFGTGLNCLLAAQQFLEHAPNLARLHLVSVEKHLLRKADLAKALAYWPALSSLAERLLAEYPAPAPGFHRLQLHPRVQLTLLQGDALSLWPQFHHPVDAWFLDGFAPARNPDMWHPDLFAQLARLSRPGTTLATFTAAGFVRRGLAEAGFAMHKRDGFGHKRHMLVGQIDGGEIRPAMAAGHILVVGAGLAGATTARALAERGCRVTVVDPDGTASHASGNLAGVVYSTPSAHLTPQNRFYQQSYGHALRWLRRFKFPAQPQDGNLNGVIQHYVDERQQDKLEQAMATGAWPPELLQPYGDNAVQLLGGGYLRPARWCQLLLDHPAISQLPARVTSIEEGAPAQVTLQDGEMLSADAVVLCTAGQSQSLPGLGWLPLKHIRGQVSYCQATEASRRWQQAQCHGGYLTPALDGLHCVGATFKLHEDHRHATDSDDAENLAQLKHYLPNFWQELGGEDIQIVDRRVAFRCQSIDFLPLCGPLPVATDIPHRPAQGLYLNVAHGSRGITGTPLCAELIADMICGQPMPTDQEMIDALAPARFIVRKRKKQPEWMP, encoded by the coding sequence ATGACAAACCCAACCTTCTCACCCATCCAGCCAGCCACCGTTGACTGGCATGAGAGCACCCCGGTAGCAGTGGACTTTGACGACCCCTATTTCTCCCGTCAGGACGGCATGGCGGAAAGTGATTACGTCTTTGTGCAGGGCAACCGGTTGCCGGAGCGCTTTCGCGCACTGCCCGCCGGTGGTAATTTCGTTATCGGTGAAACAGGCTTTGGTACTGGCCTGAATTGCCTGCTGGCCGCCCAGCAGTTTCTGGAACACGCCCCAAACCTTGCCCGTCTGCACCTGGTCTCCGTGGAAAAGCATCTATTGCGAAAGGCAGATCTGGCCAAGGCCCTGGCCTACTGGCCTGCCCTGAGCTCTCTGGCGGAAAGGCTACTGGCAGAGTACCCGGCTCCGGCTCCCGGCTTCCACCGCCTCCAGCTGCACCCCCGTGTACAGCTGACTCTGCTCCAGGGCGACGCCCTATCCCTGTGGCCCCAGTTCCACCACCCGGTGGATGCCTGGTTTCTGGACGGCTTTGCCCCAGCCCGCAACCCGGACATGTGGCACCCGGATCTGTTCGCCCAGCTGGCCAGACTGAGTCGGCCCGGCACCACCCTGGCCACCTTTACCGCCGCCGGCTTTGTCCGCCGCGGGCTCGCGGAGGCCGGCTTTGCCATGCACAAACGCGACGGCTTCGGTCACAAGCGGCACATGCTGGTTGGCCAGATCGACGGCGGGGAAATCCGGCCCGCCATGGCTGCGGGACATATCCTGGTGGTTGGTGCCGGGCTGGCCGGCGCCACCACGGCCAGGGCCCTGGCCGAGCGGGGCTGCCGGGTGACCGTGGTGGATCCAGACGGCACCGCCAGCCATGCATCCGGCAACCTGGCCGGGGTGGTCTACAGCACTCCCAGTGCCCACCTCACTCCCCAGAACCGTTTCTATCAGCAAAGCTACGGGCATGCCTTGCGCTGGCTGCGTCGCTTCAAGTTTCCCGCACAGCCTCAAGACGGCAATCTCAACGGCGTGATCCAGCACTACGTGGACGAGCGCCAGCAAGACAAACTGGAGCAGGCCATGGCAACCGGCGCCTGGCCACCGGAACTGCTCCAGCCCTACGGCGACAACGCGGTGCAACTGCTTGGCGGCGGCTACCTGCGCCCGGCCCGCTGGTGCCAGCTTCTGCTGGACCACCCAGCCATCAGCCAATTGCCCGCCCGGGTAACATCCATTGAAGAAGGCGCTCCGGCCCAGGTGACCCTGCAGGACGGCGAAATGCTCAGCGCCGACGCGGTTGTCCTGTGTACCGCCGGCCAGAGCCAGTCCCTGCCCGGTCTCGGCTGGTTGCCGCTCAAACACATCCGCGGTCAGGTGAGCTATTGTCAGGCCACGGAAGCCTCCCGGCGCTGGCAGCAGGCACAATGTCACGGCGGTTACCTGACCCCGGCCCTGGACGGCCTGCACTGCGTCGGGGCCACCTTCAAGCTCCATGAAGATCACCGCCACGCCACCGACAGCGACGATGCGGAAAATCTGGCTCAGTTGAAGCACTATCTCCCCAACTTCTGGCAGGAGCTGGGTGGTGAGGATATTCAGATCGTCGACCGGCGGGTGGCATTCCGGTGCCAGAGCATCGACTTCCTGCCCCTGTGCGGCCCGCTGCCCGTCGCCACCGACATTCCTCACCGTCCGGCACAAGGGCTCTATCTGAATGTAGCCCACGGCAGCCGCGGCATTACCGGTACCCCCTTGTGTGCGGAGCTGATCGCCGACATGATCTGTGGCCAGCCTATGCCAACGGACCAGGAAATGATTGACGCCCTGGCCCCGGCCCGGTTTATTGTCCGCAAACGCAAAAAACAACCTGAGTGGATGCCATGA
- a CDS encoding ATP-binding protein, with protein MEKPSHNGMRTGVAMALLFAIITVPFVIASFLIIQHRLDLLAGYKTMQGDLRLFESGLVAFSPLDDMRDLAPVMIHTQHPEIVSRFGLSEARADSRLQAFLERVRERDIPGLNDQAGLLSETWSGLTVKTGIPLEDVAGPYDNVNRIAQRLANALSSVLIASDMSVGEGLEPNEVLSLTLGSFRQAQNDIGLIRALALYVSQRGGYLGDNDARRLENAWQRLQQQLSIIDSEIKALSARTGAIELQQQWRLVKNELQRFLLWSEQELILAPRIQVSWEQAYDRSRNAMQSLEGLSESLVELSVQLVDHTRQEKLRGTIFLMLAVLLLYALVLGLALLVYRSNSRAISARAESLAKGQFLARMSHEIRTPLNGVIGLAELLRETDPSPRQQEYISLIDSAGRTLTALINDVLDFAKIEAGKLQLVEEVFDLPLLMAECAQMFNLPASDNGTLVLLDMDSNTPSRLVGDPTRLRQVLINLLGNAVKFTRNGRVVLSLSYRQVSNELPLFSFAVTDTGIGLSQEEQARLFQHFAQASADTAKRFGGTGLGLSISRELVALMGGDIHVESAPGKGARFSFSIQMSADSEEVPTVEQEAPPAWLWDVQGNLADWMQADPRFKAVHRVSNSSQLASLGSLEGASVLLINGMPDRELLEETVQLVRISQVPLQILLLTGMRSEAPDWLPQQVQLLRRSVLTVNELKQLLGRQAPSSIPIISQVEGEEAVAALRVLVVEDNPVNQMVTKFSILPRPRRIRLNVSVARAWGCPSAGSWWR; from the coding sequence ATGGAAAAACCATCACATAACGGTATGCGCACCGGCGTTGCTATGGCACTGCTGTTTGCCATTATTACTGTTCCCTTTGTCATTGCATCTTTCCTGATTATTCAGCACCGCCTGGACCTGCTGGCAGGTTACAAGACCATGCAGGGTGATCTCAGGCTCTTCGAAAGTGGCCTTGTTGCATTCTCGCCCCTGGATGACATGCGTGACCTGGCACCAGTGATGATCCATACCCAGCATCCGGAGATCGTGTCCCGCTTTGGACTCAGTGAGGCGCGGGCCGACAGTCGGTTGCAGGCCTTTCTGGAAAGGGTGCGCGAGCGGGATATTCCCGGCCTTAATGATCAGGCGGGGCTGCTGAGTGAAACCTGGTCTGGACTGACGGTGAAAACCGGGATTCCCCTGGAAGATGTGGCGGGTCCTTACGATAACGTCAATCGCATCGCCCAACGTCTGGCCAATGCCCTTTCCTCGGTGCTGATTGCTTCGGATATGTCAGTGGGGGAGGGCCTGGAACCCAATGAAGTGCTGTCCTTGACCCTGGGGTCGTTTCGGCAGGCGCAGAACGACATTGGCTTGATCCGTGCTCTGGCGCTTTATGTCAGCCAGCGCGGGGGCTACCTGGGGGACAATGATGCTCGCCGGCTTGAAAATGCCTGGCAGCGGCTTCAGCAGCAACTTTCAATTATCGACAGCGAGATCAAGGCGCTGTCTGCAAGAACCGGTGCCATTGAGTTGCAACAGCAATGGCGATTGGTCAAGAACGAACTGCAGCGGTTTCTGCTGTGGTCCGAGCAGGAGCTGATTCTGGCGCCCCGGATCCAGGTAAGCTGGGAGCAGGCCTATGATCGCAGTCGCAATGCCATGCAATCCCTGGAAGGATTGTCAGAAAGCCTGGTAGAGCTGTCGGTTCAGCTAGTGGACCATACTCGCCAGGAAAAGCTGCGAGGCACCATTTTTCTGATGTTGGCGGTACTGTTGCTGTATGCCCTGGTGCTGGGGTTGGCACTGCTGGTCTATCGCTCTAATTCCCGCGCCATCAGCGCCCGGGCTGAAAGCCTGGCCAAAGGCCAGTTCCTGGCTCGAATGAGCCATGAAATCCGCACACCTCTCAATGGCGTGATCGGTTTGGCGGAGCTGTTACGTGAAACCGATCCCAGCCCACGGCAGCAGGAATATATCAGCCTGATCGACAGTGCCGGGCGCACACTGACCGCGCTAATCAACGATGTACTGGATTTCGCCAAGATTGAGGCCGGTAAATTGCAGCTGGTGGAGGAGGTATTTGACCTGCCTCTGCTGATGGCTGAATGCGCACAGATGTTCAACTTGCCTGCCAGTGATAACGGCACTCTGGTGCTGCTCGACATGGACAGCAATACCCCTTCACGGTTGGTGGGTGATCCAACCCGGCTGCGTCAGGTGTTGATCAATCTGTTGGGCAATGCGGTCAAATTCACCCGCAATGGCAGGGTGGTGCTGTCTCTTTCCTACCGTCAGGTCAGCAATGAACTGCCCCTCTTCAGCTTTGCCGTGACCGACACCGGTATCGGTTTGAGTCAGGAAGAGCAGGCGAGATTGTTTCAGCATTTTGCCCAGGCCTCGGCGGATACGGCTAAACGTTTCGGTGGCACGGGCCTGGGGCTGTCCATCAGCCGGGAGCTGGTGGCGCTGATGGGGGGAGATATCCATGTGGAAAGTGCTCCTGGCAAGGGCGCCCGGTTCAGTTTCAGTATTCAGATGTCGGCGGACAGTGAAGAAGTCCCCACTGTGGAGCAGGAGGCGCCACCGGCTTGGCTGTGGGATGTGCAAGGGAATCTGGCTGACTGGATGCAAGCCGATCCGCGGTTCAAAGCGGTGCACCGGGTCAGCAATAGCTCGCAGTTGGCCTCACTGGGCTCGCTGGAAGGAGCCAGTGTGCTGTTGATCAATGGTATGCCAGACCGGGAGTTGCTAGAGGAAACCGTGCAATTGGTGCGGATCAGTCAGGTGCCGCTGCAGATTCTGTTACTGACCGGGATGCGCAGTGAGGCCCCTGACTGGTTGCCCCAGCAGGTGCAATTGTTGCGTCGCTCGGTACTCACTGTGAACGAACTTAAACAGTTGCTGGGCAGGCAGGCGCCCAGCAGTATTCCCATCATCTCCCAGGTTGAAGGGGAGGAGGCTGTTGCAGCATTGCGTGTGCTGGTAGTCGAAGACAACCCGGTCAATCAGATGGTCACCAAGTTCAGCATTTTGCCCAGGCCTCGGCGGATACGGCTAAACGTTTCGGTGGCACGGGCCTGGGGCTGTCCATCAGCCGGGAGCTGGTGGCGCTGA
- a CDS encoding response regulator, translated as MESAPGKGARFSFSIQMSADSEEVPTVEQEAPPAWLWDVQGNLADWMQADPRFKAVHRVSNSSQLASLGSLEGASVLLINGMPDRELLEETVQLVRISQVPLQILLLTGMRSEAPDWLPQQVQLLRRSVLTVNELKQLLGRQAPSSIPIISQVEGEEAVAALRVLVVEDNPVNQMVTKGYLERLGISRIDIAEDGARALEMFREAAGGYDLVLMDLDMPVMDGFTSAGRMRDSEEREQWPPCQILALSAHAVSELGGRVTRSGMNGQLIKPLSLTAMRDAISQYLKIRA; from the coding sequence GTGGAAAGTGCTCCTGGCAAGGGCGCCCGGTTCAGTTTCAGTATTCAGATGTCGGCGGACAGTGAAGAAGTCCCCACTGTGGAGCAGGAGGCGCCACCGGCTTGGCTGTGGGATGTGCAAGGGAATCTGGCTGACTGGATGCAAGCCGATCCGCGGTTCAAAGCGGTGCACCGGGTCAGCAATAGCTCGCAGTTGGCCTCACTGGGCTCGCTGGAAGGAGCCAGTGTGCTGTTGATCAATGGTATGCCAGACCGGGAGTTGCTAGAGGAAACCGTGCAATTGGTGCGGATCAGTCAGGTGCCGCTGCAGATTCTGTTACTGACCGGGATGCGCAGTGAGGCCCCTGACTGGTTGCCCCAGCAGGTGCAATTGTTGCGTCGCTCGGTACTCACTGTGAACGAACTTAAACAGTTGCTGGGCAGGCAGGCGCCCAGCAGTATTCCCATCATCTCCCAGGTTGAAGGGGAGGAGGCTGTTGCAGCATTGCGTGTGCTGGTAGTCGAAGACAACCCGGTCAATCAGATGGTCACCAAGGGGTATCTGGAGCGACTTGGCATCAGCCGGATTGATATTGCCGAGGATGGTGCCCGTGCGCTGGAGATGTTCCGGGAGGCGGCGGGTGGCTATGACCTGGTGCTGATGGATCTGGATATGCCCGTGATGGATGGATTTACCAGTGCCGGGCGAATGCGTGATAGTGAGGAGCGTGAACAATGGCCCCCTTGCCAGATCCTGGCGTTGAGTGCCCACGCGGTTTCTGAGCTGGGAGGGCGGGTAACACGTTCAGGCATGAACGGGCAACTTATCAAGCCGCTTTCGCTCACCGCTATGCGTGATGCCATTTCTCAGTACCTGAAGATCAGGGCATAA
- the cmoA gene encoding carboxy-S-adenosyl-L-methionine synthase CmoA, giving the protein MSDQQDRIYATAHQQVTRFSFDDTVVRVFPDMIRRSVPGYPTIIDMIGVLAARYAQPDTCLYDLGCSLGAATTAMAALTAGQGNRLIAVDNSAAMIRQAHTLIEETGQSERVTLLEGDVASMDFEVCSMAVLNFTLQFIAPDKRDALIQRLADATVPGGILVLSEKIRFADDGENTLQTELHHAFKRNNGYSDLEISQKRTALENVLIPETLADHEARLRQAGYREIHVWFRCFNFISLLAVR; this is encoded by the coding sequence ATGTCTGATCAGCAGGACCGCATTTACGCCACTGCCCACCAGCAGGTGACCCGTTTCTCGTTCGATGACACCGTAGTGCGTGTCTTCCCGGACATGATTCGCCGTTCAGTGCCGGGCTATCCCACCATTATTGACATGATCGGGGTGCTGGCGGCTCGTTACGCCCAGCCGGATACCTGCCTCTATGATCTGGGCTGTTCACTGGGCGCCGCAACCACGGCCATGGCGGCTTTGACCGCCGGCCAGGGCAACCGGCTGATTGCCGTGGACAATTCCGCGGCCATGATCCGCCAAGCCCATACCCTCATTGAGGAAACTGGACAAAGCGAGCGTGTCACTCTGCTGGAAGGGGATGTGGCGAGCATGGACTTTGAGGTGTGCTCCATGGCGGTGCTCAATTTCACTTTGCAGTTTATTGCCCCGGACAAACGCGATGCCCTGATTCAGCGCCTTGCTGACGCCACCGTGCCCGGCGGCATTCTGGTGCTGTCGGAAAAAATCCGCTTTGCGGACGATGGGGAGAATACCCTGCAGACCGAGCTGCATCATGCCTTCAAGCGCAACAACGGCTATTCGGATCTGGAGATCAGCCAGAAGCGAACTGCACTGGAGAACGTGCTGATACCGGAAACCCTGGCCGATCATGAGGCACGCCTGCGCCAGGCCGGTTATCGGGAAATTCATGTCTGGTTCCGCTGCTTCAATTTCATCTCTTTGCTGGCGGTACGCTGA
- the cmoB gene encoding tRNA 5-methoxyuridine(34)/uridine 5-oxyacetic acid(34) synthase CmoB, with protein MLKDYLQQCETALRELYAQPERDALMALCRERLLDKPHGDLPRWLAALTALPEGPADCDFASDTLRIGKPGDVDRLDVKAALEGLIPWRKGPFDFFGVHIDTEWHSDWKWQRVAPHLSPLTGRRVLDVGCGSGYHCWRMAAAGAEQVVGIDPTILFLVQYLAVRRFAPATPVWFLPLRMEELPAQTENFDTVFSMGVLYHRRSPLDHLLELKAVLSEGGELVLETLVVEGDAQTMLMPEDRYAAMRNVFFLPSVAMLERWLQRCGFVDIRCVDESNTTVEEQRATDWMRFQSLPDFLDADDPTLTREGYPAPRRAVLIARKP; from the coding sequence ATGTTGAAAGACTATCTGCAGCAGTGCGAAACCGCGTTGCGGGAACTCTATGCCCAGCCCGAGCGGGATGCGTTGATGGCGCTGTGCCGTGAGCGGCTGCTGGACAAGCCCCATGGTGATTTGCCTCGCTGGCTGGCGGCGCTTACCGCATTACCCGAAGGGCCGGCAGACTGTGATTTTGCGTCGGACACCCTGCGCATCGGCAAGCCCGGTGACGTCGACCGGCTAGACGTGAAAGCGGCCCTGGAGGGCCTGATTCCCTGGCGAAAGGGGCCCTTCGATTTCTTCGGTGTGCACATTGATACCGAGTGGCATTCCGACTGGAAATGGCAGCGCGTCGCGCCGCATTTGTCTCCCTTGACCGGGCGTAGGGTGCTGGATGTGGGCTGTGGCAGTGGCTACCACTGCTGGCGTATGGCGGCTGCCGGTGCTGAGCAGGTGGTGGGTATTGATCCGACCATCCTGTTTCTGGTGCAGTACCTGGCCGTGCGCCGCTTTGCGCCCGCCACCCCGGTCTGGTTTCTACCGCTGCGCATGGAAGAGCTGCCGGCACAGACAGAGAATTTCGATACGGTGTTCTCCATGGGCGTGCTCTACCACCGCCGCTCCCCGCTGGATCACCTGCTGGAACTGAAAGCGGTGCTGAGCGAAGGGGGAGAGCTGGTGCTGGAAACCCTGGTGGTGGAAGGCGACGCCCAGACCATGCTGATGCCTGAAGACCGCTATGCGGCCATGCGCAATGTGTTCTTTCTGCCCTCCGTGGCCATGCTCGAACGCTGGCTGCAGCGCTGCGGATTTGTGGATATTCGCTGTGTGGATGAAAGCAATACAACGGTGGAGGAGCAGCGGGCCACTGACTGGATGCGGTTCCAGTCGTTACCGGATTTTCTGGACGCGGATGACCCGACGCTGACCCGGGAAGGCTACCCTGCTCCGCGGCGGGCAGTACTTATTGCCCGCAAGCCCTGA
- a CDS encoding diguanylate cyclase produces the protein MTAVTTISRASSHSQQMIDQAMSLCRRHQQPLSVLAVQFQELQSIKADIGAQRIERLLANVLHQLHAIKRCEDGLLSYQSGQSLFMILPVTPVDGALAMAQRLQQWLSSQEFELDEFCISMPARIGVHCVSAREEEGVVQLLNRAFNTLKDTKDTAAISLTEPARKQLDALQCSPRTHDRLSRELLELANGTNQASLMEEYCPLPCQCWMSNCG, from the coding sequence ATGACTGCCGTGACAACCATCAGCCGTGCAAGCAGCCATAGCCAGCAAATGATTGACCAGGCGATGTCTCTCTGCCGGCGACATCAGCAGCCTCTCAGCGTCCTCGCAGTCCAGTTCCAGGAGCTACAATCCATTAAAGCCGATATCGGCGCCCAACGAATTGAACGCCTTCTTGCCAACGTGCTGCATCAATTGCATGCCATCAAGCGTTGTGAAGACGGGCTCTTGAGCTACCAGTCAGGGCAGTCTTTGTTCATGATCTTGCCTGTCACCCCCGTGGACGGCGCCCTGGCAATGGCGCAACGGCTGCAACAGTGGCTCAGCAGCCAGGAATTCGAGCTCGATGAGTTCTGCATTTCCATGCCAGCACGCATTGGCGTGCACTGTGTCAGCGCGCGGGAAGAAGAAGGTGTGGTGCAGTTGCTGAACCGCGCCTTCAATACTCTGAAAGACACTAAAGACACCGCTGCAATATCATTGACCGAACCGGCGCGCAAACAACTGGACGCCCTGCAATGCAGCCCCAGGACACACGACCGGCTGTCCCGGGAACTGCTCGAGCTGGCCAATGGCACAAATCAGGCCTCGCTCATGGAGGAGTATTGTCCCCTGCCCTGTCAGTGCTGGATGAGCAACTGCGGCTAA